The Paenibacillus tianjinensis genome has a window encoding:
- a CDS encoding alpha/beta hydrolase, whose translation MSEPVFLKRTIVKQTLWSEHLQEERKLRIYLPPGYNEVLSYPVVYCQDGEEFFNFGRIATLAGQLIIEEDIEPFIIVGVEVNVAVRTQEYAPFGSRFRQYLACFAEEIIPFIEHNYPVRRTPDERIIAGDSLGGSVSLHLALAYPRLFNRVLSLSGAYYPESRDIIALEEDLSWLDINMVVGLQETDYQTDTGVYDFVQMNRDTKALLESRGATVSYREKDGKHLWGFWQKELPESLLYFFTP comes from the coding sequence ATGAGCGAACCTGTTTTTCTGAAACGTACAATCGTTAAACAAACACTTTGGAGCGAACATCTGCAGGAAGAACGCAAGCTCCGGATTTATCTTCCCCCAGGCTATAATGAAGTACTCAGCTATCCTGTTGTCTATTGCCAGGACGGAGAGGAATTCTTTAATTTCGGCCGGATCGCCACCCTCGCCGGGCAGCTCATTATAGAGGAAGACATTGAGCCGTTCATCATCGTAGGCGTTGAAGTGAATGTCGCCGTCCGGACACAGGAGTATGCTCCCTTTGGCAGCCGGTTCAGACAATACCTTGCCTGCTTTGCCGAAGAGATTATTCCCTTCATTGAACATAATTATCCGGTCCGCCGTACCCCGGATGAACGGATCATTGCCGGAGACTCCCTGGGAGGCAGCGTTTCCCTGCACCTGGCCCTTGCCTACCCCCGTCTGTTCAACCGAGTCCTGAGCCTTTCAGGCGCCTATTATCCGGAGTCCCGCGACATCATCGCTCTGGAAGAGGATCTATCCTGGCTGGACATTAATATGGTAGTAGGACTGCAGGAGACAGATTATCAGACGGATACCGGAGTATACGATTTCGTCCAGATGAACCGGGACACCAAGGCTCTGCTTGAATCCCGCGGTGCAACAGTTTCCTACCGTGAAAAGGACGGCAAGCATCTTTGGGGATTTTGGCAAAAAGAACTCCCAGAATCATTACTCTATTTCTTTACCCCATGA
- a CDS encoding thiamine diphosphokinase, with the protein MPSKRVVIFAGGALSEDLLHQIDEDDFIIGADRGALFLVSHGITPDIAVGDFDSVSPEALEQIQAGSKQTITCDPIDKDLTDSEMALDLALGTQPESILLMGVTGTRMDHTLAGIQMMTRAMQRQVSCSVMDSHNYITLTGSQALVQERGFTYVSLLPLTPEVTGITLQGFQYPLENATLKLGQSLAVSNRLIGESGTVTIQSGLLLIIQSRD; encoded by the coding sequence TTGCCATCCAAACGAGTTGTTATATTCGCCGGCGGTGCGCTGTCCGAGGACTTGCTGCACCAAATAGACGAAGATGATTTTATAATCGGTGCTGATCGCGGAGCTTTGTTCCTTGTCTCCCATGGTATTACACCGGATATTGCTGTTGGTGACTTTGATTCCGTCAGCCCGGAAGCGCTGGAACAGATTCAAGCAGGCAGTAAACAAACAATTACCTGCGACCCGATCGACAAGGATTTGACCGACAGTGAAATGGCGCTTGACCTGGCACTAGGCACCCAGCCTGAATCCATCCTGCTGATGGGTGTAACAGGCACACGAATGGACCACACTCTGGCCGGCATCCAGATGATGACGAGAGCAATGCAGCGGCAGGTGAGCTGTTCTGTGATGGATTCACATAATTATATCACCCTTACCGGGTCGCAAGCTCTTGTTCAGGAACGCGGATTCACCTATGTCTCCCTGCTCCCCTTGACACCGGAAGTAACAGGAATCACCCTGCAGGGCTTTCAATATCCTTTGGAGAATGCCACGCTGAAACTGGGCCAATCCCTGGCTGTCAGCAACCGGCTGATCGGGGAGTCCGGCACGGTTACTATCCAAAGCGGACTGCTGCTGATCATCCAAAGCAGGGATTAA
- a CDS encoding C40 family peptidase — protein sequence MKKHQWFKQAIIVGISTTIGLSTLMATGAGTAPVAAASVSSSTGQSIVNLGKKYLGVRYQFGASTSTTRYFDCSSFTKYIFAKYGINLPRTSVAQSKVGKAVSKANLRVGDLVFFSSGSRANGKNVTHVAVYAGNGKILHTYGSPGVTVSNLNSGNWKRTYLKARRVL from the coding sequence ATGAAAAAGCACCAATGGTTCAAACAAGCGATTATCGTGGGGATAAGCACTACAATTGGCCTGAGCACTCTGATGGCTACAGGAGCCGGCACAGCACCTGTTGCTGCCGCATCTGTATCGTCCTCTACTGGACAAAGCATTGTAAACTTAGGCAAAAAATACTTGGGTGTGCGTTATCAGTTCGGCGCATCTACTTCTACTACAAGATATTTTGACTGCTCCTCTTTTACTAAATATATCTTTGCCAAATATGGCATTAACCTGCCGCGTACTTCTGTTGCTCAATCAAAAGTCGGAAAAGCCGTATCCAAAGCGAATCTCCGTGTTGGCGATCTGGTCTTCTTCTCCAGCGGCAGCAGAGCTAATGGTAAAAACGTGACCCACGTAGCAGTATACGCCGGCAACGGCAAGATTCTACACACGTACGGTTCCCCCGGCGTCACAGTGTCAAACCTGAATTCCGGCAACTGGAAAAGAACCTACCTGAAAGCACGCCGCGTACTGTAG
- a CDS encoding winged helix-turn-helix domain-containing protein yields MNEIIAWYISGTAREAGESKESVRNREEVRSQIEEALGQLGLQTAISEDLEDLRLLLARVHPVLLLAELLNPGEWAGWSIVSEFRAQGTFLPVMVIASEGAGEDAVGVFEAGGNEYMQQPLHTGEFRCRVMNLLWLTGRRRSLESLLKVDGLLLDSSRRLVSRDGIELMLTPKEFDLLYYLALHQGEICPRDEILKQVWGYHFPADTNVVDVYIRHIRMKVDKGHRNKLIHTVRGTGYIMRAPEGGPTG; encoded by the coding sequence ATGAACGAAATCATCGCCTGGTACATATCTGGGACTGCCCGTGAAGCCGGTGAATCAAAGGAAAGCGTCCGTAATAGGGAAGAGGTACGTTCGCAGATTGAAGAAGCACTGGGCCAACTTGGACTGCAAACAGCAATAAGCGAAGATCTCGAGGATCTTCGCTTATTGTTAGCCAGAGTTCATCCCGTTCTGCTTCTGGCGGAGCTGCTGAATCCCGGGGAATGGGCCGGTTGGAGCATCGTTTCGGAGTTCCGGGCACAGGGGACCTTTTTACCGGTGATGGTAATTGCAAGTGAAGGTGCTGGCGAAGATGCCGTTGGGGTATTTGAAGCGGGTGGAAATGAATATATGCAACAGCCGCTGCACACAGGTGAGTTCAGATGCAGAGTAATGAATCTGCTCTGGCTTACGGGACGACGGCGCAGCCTTGAATCCCTGCTTAAGGTCGATGGCCTACTGCTGGACTCCAGCCGCCGGCTGGTCAGCCGGGATGGAATCGAGCTCATGCTGACCCCCAAAGAATTTGATCTGCTCTATTATCTCGCTCTGCATCAAGGGGAAATTTGTCCCCGGGACGAAATCTTAAAGCAGGTGTGGGGGTATCACTTTCCTGCGGACACCAATGTGGTAGATGTCTATATTAGACATATCCGCATGAAGGTTGATAAAGGTCATCGCAATAAGCTGATTCATACGGTACGCGGAACCGGATATATCATGAGGGCGCCCGAAGGCGGCCCTACAGGCTGA
- the pdhA gene encoding pyruvate dehydrogenase (acetyl-transferring) E1 component subunit alpha, with protein MTRVPYEVYTEDVEALTVLSPDGEVINKDMMPALTDDQLKEIMYRMVFTRTWDDRAVNLGRQGRLGFYAPVSGQEATMIGSEFALQKEDFVCPGYRDIPQLVWHGLPLYQAFLYSRGHQHGGQIPDGVNVLMPQIIIGAQILHATGIAMGFKLKKQQNVAITYTGDGGSSEGDFYEGLNFAGRFKLPVIFFVQNNGYAITTPFAKQTASKSIAHKAVAAGIPGIKVDGMDVFAVIAAVQEAAERARKGEGATLIEAVTYRFRPHSLSDDASKYRSKDEEGQWNEKDPIARLAKYLEKKGLWTEEDTLRVREEAKATVNEQIKKAEQTEKMTVSGLIDSMFEVTPKHLEEQKADFE; from the coding sequence ATGACTAGAGTTCCTTATGAAGTGTATACAGAGGACGTGGAGGCCCTTACGGTGCTTTCTCCGGATGGAGAAGTTATCAACAAGGACATGATGCCTGCACTTACCGATGATCAACTGAAAGAAATTATGTACCGTATGGTATTTACCCGTACATGGGATGACCGTGCCGTCAATCTTGGCCGTCAAGGCCGCCTTGGTTTCTATGCGCCGGTATCCGGCCAGGAAGCAACCATGATCGGCAGTGAGTTCGCACTTCAGAAAGAAGACTTCGTGTGCCCGGGCTACCGTGATATTCCACAGCTGGTATGGCACGGACTTCCATTATATCAGGCTTTCCTTTATTCCCGCGGCCACCAGCACGGCGGTCAGATTCCGGATGGTGTTAATGTATTAATGCCACAAATCATCATCGGTGCGCAAATTCTGCACGCTACCGGGATCGCAATGGGCTTCAAGCTGAAGAAGCAACAGAATGTTGCAATTACTTATACAGGTGACGGGGGTTCTTCCGAAGGCGACTTCTATGAAGGCCTGAACTTTGCCGGACGCTTCAAATTACCGGTTATTTTCTTTGTACAGAACAACGGCTATGCGATTACGACTCCGTTCGCTAAGCAGACGGCTTCCAAATCTATTGCCCACAAAGCAGTAGCAGCCGGTATCCCTGGTATTAAAGTAGACGGTATGGATGTCTTCGCAGTTATTGCAGCAGTGCAGGAAGCTGCAGAACGTGCACGTAAAGGCGAAGGTGCTACGCTGATTGAAGCTGTGACTTACCGTTTCCGTCCGCATTCCCTGTCTGATGACGCCAGCAAATACCGTTCCAAGGATGAAGAAGGCCAGTGGAACGAGAAGGATCCTATCGCCCGTCTTGCCAAGTATTTGGAGAAGAAAGGCCTATGGACCGAAGAAGACACGCTGCGCGTAAGAGAAGAAGCGAAAGCGACTGTGAACGAGCAGATCAAAAAAGCAGAGCAAACCGAAAAAATGACCGTTTCAGGCTTGATCGACAGCATGTTCGAGGTAACTCCGAAACATCTGGAAGAGCAAAAAGCCGATTTTGAATAA
- a CDS encoding low molecular weight protein-tyrosine-phosphatase, producing the protein MVNVLFVCLGNICRSPMAEAVLRSKIAERHLSERIGVDSAGTGDWHIGKVPHEGTRRILDQKGISYENMTARLVSSGDFEKFQYIVCMDNSNGVNVRKLPGGDKAELLFFMDLLPDEELREVPDPYFTGNFEQVYDLINAGCDVLLERIIKEKL; encoded by the coding sequence ATCGTAAATGTGTTATTCGTATGTCTGGGGAATATCTGCCGTTCACCTATGGCTGAGGCAGTTCTCCGCAGCAAAATCGCAGAACGCCATCTGTCAGAGCGTATCGGTGTAGATTCAGCAGGAACAGGGGATTGGCATATTGGTAAAGTGCCGCATGAAGGGACCCGGCGTATTCTCGACCAGAAGGGGATTAGCTATGAGAATATGACAGCACGTCTGGTGAGCAGCGGTGATTTTGAGAAGTTTCAATATATCGTCTGCATGGACAACTCCAATGGCGTGAATGTCCGCAAGCTTCCCGGCGGAGATAAGGCAGAGCTGCTGTTTTTCATGGATTTGCTGCCGGACGAAGAGCTGCGTGAGGTACCGGATCCTTATTTTACAGGAAATTTTGAGCAGGTCTATGACCTTATCAATGCCGGCTGCGATGTTTTGCTGGAGCGTATTATTAAAGAAAAGCTATAG